A portion of the Nitrospira sp. genome contains these proteins:
- the mraY gene encoding phospho-N-acetylmuramoyl-pentapeptide-transferase, translating to MLYIWLYPFHTEYSFLNVFRYLSFRIIYAAVTAFLIAFVLTPWLIRKLQEIKLGQQIRDDGPRRHLAKSGTPTMGGVLIIFAVLLSTLLWADITRAYVWLVMVATLGFGAIGFADDYLKFIKARSKGLTAGQKFSAQVGIALIIAVALYFTPGYTTRLSVPFFKNVMPDLGWFYVIFVVLVIVGSSNAVNLTDGLDGLAIGPVMIASLAYTIVAYVAGHRIMSDYLLIPHIEGAGEIAVFTAAILGSSLGFLWFNAYPATVFMGDVGSLPLGAALGTVAVISKHELLLLLVGGVFVIEAISVIFQVISFKSRGKRIFLMAPIHHHFEMKGWEEPKVVVRLWIIAILLALLSLSTLKLR from the coding sequence ATGCTCTATATCTGGCTCTATCCGTTTCATACGGAGTATTCGTTTCTGAACGTGTTTCGCTACCTGAGCTTCCGCATCATCTATGCGGCGGTGACGGCGTTTCTGATCGCCTTTGTTCTGACGCCATGGCTGATCAGGAAGTTGCAGGAGATCAAGCTCGGGCAGCAAATCCGTGACGACGGGCCCAGGCGGCATCTGGCGAAGAGCGGAACGCCCACCATGGGGGGAGTACTGATTATTTTCGCCGTTCTGCTGTCGACGTTGCTCTGGGCTGACATCACCAGGGCCTATGTCTGGCTTGTGATGGTCGCCACACTGGGATTCGGCGCCATCGGGTTCGCAGACGACTATCTGAAATTCATCAAGGCGCGCTCGAAGGGTTTGACGGCCGGACAGAAGTTCAGTGCGCAGGTCGGTATTGCGCTCATCATCGCGGTCGCCCTCTATTTCACGCCGGGATACACGACAAGGCTGAGCGTGCCGTTTTTCAAGAACGTCATGCCGGACCTCGGCTGGTTCTATGTAATATTCGTCGTCCTGGTGATCGTGGGCAGTTCCAACGCCGTGAATCTGACCGACGGATTGGACGGACTGGCCATTGGCCCGGTCATGATCGCCTCCTTGGCCTATACGATCGTGGCGTACGTGGCCGGTCATCGAATCATGTCGGACTATCTACTGATTCCGCACATAGAGGGAGCTGGAGAAATCGCGGTGTTCACGGCCGCCATCCTCGGGTCGAGCTTGGGCTTTCTCTGGTTCAACGCCTATCCGGCCACCGTATTCATGGGAGACGTCGGCTCCCTACCCTTGGGAGCGGCACTGGGCACGGTCGCCGTCATCAGCAAGCATGAATTGCTGCTGCTCCTGGTGGGTGGTGTCTTCGTCATTGAGGCGATCTCCGTCATTTTTCAAGTCATCTCGTTCAAGTCACGGGGTAAACGAATTTTTCTGATGGCACCGATTCACCATCACTTTGAAATGAAGGGCTGGGAGGAGCCGAAGGTTGTGGTCCGGCTGTGGATTATCGCCATCCTTCTCGCATTGCTGAGCCTGAGTACATTGAAGCTGCGGTGA
- a CDS encoding UDP-N-acetylmuramoyl-tripeptide--D-alanyl-D-alanine ligase, translating to MTLFTIEELREVISVKVLAGEAAPSAKRRIRNISTDSRSIRRGDLFVALQGERFDGHEFVAAAFAQGAIGAIVHDQYRPAASKRRDSRSVPFLLGVRDPLFAYQQLAMHHRSRFEIPVVAVTGSNGKTTTKEMTAAVLGRRWRTLKTEGNYNNRIGVPHTLFRLTRRHQAAVVEMGVDARGQTTRLGEIVRPTIGIITNIGPDHLEFFGSMEGSAQAKAELLDLLPVDGTVVLNADDPYFDYLASRARSRVVSFGLSEKADVRAARVAFDVRSGTRFELLLPGRERPVGVTMKVHGAHNVLNALSAAATGLALNLSGTTISEGLAAFRPAAMRSQVVAHHGVQIINDCYNANPASMKAAIELLSKWTPARARVAVLGDMLELGTQTQALHREVGAFLAGREVTRLIACGSLGREIAEGARQGGMPGAATTEVADAATAADLLVAEVRQGDVVLVKASRGMKMEQVVQRLTGMRAMTKEAS from the coding sequence ATGACCCTTTTTACGATTGAAGAGCTGAGGGAGGTCATCAGCGTCAAGGTCCTGGCCGGCGAGGCCGCTCCGTCGGCCAAGCGACGGATCAGGAACATCAGCACCGATTCAAGATCGATCAGGCGCGGGGATCTGTTCGTGGCTTTGCAGGGCGAACGGTTCGACGGTCATGAGTTTGTGGCTGCGGCCTTCGCGCAAGGCGCGATCGGAGCCATCGTGCACGACCAATACCGACCTGCGGCCTCCAAACGTCGGGACAGTCGATCTGTCCCCTTTCTGTTGGGAGTTCGCGACCCGCTGTTCGCCTATCAGCAATTGGCGATGCATCACCGGAGCCGGTTCGAGATTCCGGTGGTGGCCGTGACGGGCAGCAACGGCAAGACGACGACCAAGGAGATGACCGCCGCGGTGCTGGGCCGGCGATGGCGGACGCTGAAAACCGAAGGCAACTACAACAATCGGATCGGAGTCCCTCATACGCTGTTCCGGTTGACGCGCCGGCATCAAGCAGCGGTCGTTGAAATGGGTGTGGACGCACGCGGGCAGACGACGCGATTGGGCGAGATCGTCCGTCCCACGATCGGCATCATCACCAACATCGGCCCAGATCATCTAGAGTTCTTCGGGAGCATGGAGGGATCGGCCCAGGCCAAGGCGGAGCTGCTGGACTTGCTTCCCGTGGACGGTACGGTCGTCCTGAACGCAGACGATCCCTATTTCGACTATTTGGCCTCGCGCGCTCGTTCTCGCGTTGTGTCCTTCGGGCTGTCGGAGAAGGCAGACGTGCGCGCCGCGCGGGTGGCGTTCGATGTCAGGAGCGGAACCAGATTCGAACTGCTGCTGCCGGGCAGGGAGCGTCCCGTCGGCGTGACCATGAAGGTTCACGGTGCCCATAACGTGCTCAACGCCCTCTCAGCCGCTGCGACCGGCCTTGCATTGAATCTATCGGGCACAACCATTTCGGAAGGGTTGGCCGCGTTCCGTCCGGCCGCGATGCGCTCGCAGGTCGTCGCGCATCATGGCGTTCAGATCATCAACGACTGCTACAACGCCAATCCCGCTTCAATGAAAGCCGCAATCGAACTTTTGTCGAAGTGGACTCCGGCCCGGGCCCGCGTAGCGGTACTGGGAGACATGCTGGAACTCGGAACGCAAACCCAAGCGTTGCATCGCGAGGTCGGGGCGTTTCTGGCCGGTCGAGAGGTGACCCGCTTGATCGCGTGCGGGTCCTTGGGACGGGAGATTGCCGAGGGAGCCAGGCAGGGCGGCATGCCCGGAGCGGCCACCACCGAGGTCGCGGATGCCGCAACCGCCGCCGATCTCCTCGTGGCTGAGGTTCGGCAGGGTGACGTTGTGTTGGTCAAAGCCTCGCGCGGCATGAAGATGGAGCAGGTCGTCCAAAGACTGACGGGTATGAGAGCGATGACGAAAGAAGCGTCGTAG
- a CDS encoding UDP-N-acetylmuramoyl-L-alanyl-D-glutamate--2,6-diaminopimelate ligase — MTAEDLVAAARGQMEIVGQRGDLQVPIVMVTDDSRAVVSGSLFVAVKGERVDGHEFVAKALHGGAVAVIAQSSVETGGTPLVRVADSRKALGILGSCFYGDPSSKLTMVGVTGTNGKTTTTYLCKGLLEGIGRKVGLIGTVAYQIGEEAIAASHTTPGALTLQSLLARMLKAGLNTVVMEVSSHALALDRTAGCEYDAAVFTNLTQDHLDFHTTMEEYFQAKLRLFTELGHGRKSGQRAVVNMDDPRGPQVRAACRVPVWGYGMTGTPELKAERIRLSLAGTSFTVGTPAGTFPVESRLVGEHNVYNLLGAIGVALHAGATCDEVREAVMQVNNVPGRFERVSAGQDFTVVVDYAHTEDALRRLLAAAHELKIHRIITVFGCGGDRDRGKRPKMGRAAVEYSDVVILTSDNPRTEDPLAILREVEVGVHEALQRRKHVEYHLVADRREAIAAAIRMAGSGDMVLIAGKGHEDYQIIGTTKIHFDDREVAREAIRQLRNCA; from the coding sequence ATGACGGCGGAGGACCTGGTCGCGGCTGCACGAGGGCAGATGGAGATCGTCGGGCAACGCGGCGACCTGCAGGTACCGATCGTCATGGTGACGGATGATTCGCGGGCCGTGGTGTCCGGCAGTCTGTTCGTGGCGGTCAAGGGGGAGCGGGTCGACGGCCACGAGTTCGTCGCGAAGGCCTTGCATGGCGGCGCCGTGGCGGTGATCGCGCAATCCTCCGTCGAGACAGGCGGCACTCCACTCGTCCGTGTCGCCGACTCTCGAAAGGCACTCGGTATCCTCGGTAGTTGCTTCTACGGGGATCCGTCGTCGAAATTGACGATGGTCGGGGTAACCGGGACCAATGGGAAAACGACGACGACCTATTTGTGCAAAGGGTTGCTCGAAGGCATCGGGCGAAAGGTCGGCTTAATCGGCACGGTCGCCTACCAAATCGGAGAGGAAGCCATCGCGGCGTCGCACACGACTCCGGGCGCTCTCACATTGCAGAGTCTCTTAGCCAGGATGCTCAAGGCAGGGCTGAATACCGTCGTAATGGAAGTTTCATCTCATGCCTTGGCCTTGGATCGCACCGCCGGCTGCGAGTACGACGCGGCCGTCTTCACGAATTTGACACAGGACCATCTGGATTTTCATACAACGATGGAAGAGTACTTCCAGGCCAAGTTGCGGCTCTTTACGGAACTGGGGCACGGAAGAAAATCTGGCCAGCGCGCGGTGGTCAACATGGACGATCCTCGCGGACCCCAGGTCCGTGCCGCCTGTCGAGTGCCGGTCTGGGGCTACGGCATGACCGGAACCCCGGAACTCAAGGCTGAGCGGATCCGGCTGTCCCTCGCCGGCACGAGCTTTACCGTGGGGACTCCGGCCGGGACGTTTCCCGTGGAGAGCCGATTGGTCGGCGAGCACAACGTCTACAACCTGCTAGGGGCGATCGGTGTTGCGTTGCACGCCGGGGCGACCTGCGACGAGGTGCGCGAGGCAGTCATGCAGGTCAACAATGTCCCGGGGCGTTTCGAGCGGGTGTCTGCTGGTCAGGACTTCACCGTGGTCGTGGATTACGCTCATACAGAAGACGCGCTGCGGCGACTGTTGGCAGCGGCACACGAACTCAAGATTCATCGAATCATCACGGTGTTCGGATGCGGCGGAGACCGTGATCGAGGAAAGCGTCCGAAGATGGGACGCGCGGCGGTTGAATACAGCGATGTCGTCATCCTGACGTCCGACAACCCGCGCACCGAAGATCCCCTGGCGATCCTGCGCGAAGTTGAGGTGGGCGTCCATGAGGCGCTCCAGCGGCGAAAGCACGTGGAATACCATCTTGTTGCCGATCGGCGTGAGGCGATCGCCGCAGCGATCCGTATGGCCGGTTCAGGGGATATGGTTCTGATCGCCGGCAAGGGCCACGAGGATTATCAGATCATCGGAACGACGAAGATTCATTTCGACGATCGCGAGGTCGCACGAGAAGCCATCCGGCAGTTGAGGAATTGCGCGTGA
- a CDS encoding penicillin-binding protein 2, which yields MGVLSRRRYVTLCLLFLGFCGILARLVSLQVLQAAELTARADRQHQKSVTFEGARGSVTDRHGKVLAMNMEVPSVFGVPAALESPSRAARYLSPVLHVRRDELERKLRQDKSFVWLARKVELEQGQRLERLSLDGIGVVMEGRRFYPKGPLLSHVLGFAGMDGQGLEGLEHRYESQLHGEKRVTILQRDALGRTVFPKGLAEKPPTPGSALTLTIDEVIQYIAEKEIEEAVTRAHAKGGAIIVMEPQTGAILAMAVNPRFDPNAVGALTPDRWRNRALTDVYEPGSTMKVILAAAALEEKVMMPGTMIFGENGRMAVANTVIHDHEKMGWMTFAQMIQKSSNIGAAKTGMALGEQRFFRYLRAFGFGQRTDIDLPGEAGGLLKIPKDWGRRSLASISMGQEIGVTPLQLVSAVAAIANHGVMMKPYVVSEIRDAKGSLQKEIMPQAKRRVVSPETARTLTAVLEGVVTDGTGAKAAIPGFRVAGKTGTAQKIDPKTGTYSSTQLIASFVGYVPADAPRLAMIVVIDEPQGESWGGVVSAPVFRRVGEQVLTYLGVSRDDQIKIASAATYD from the coding sequence ATGGGCGTGCTTTCCCGGAGACGGTACGTCACGCTGTGTCTGCTCTTCTTGGGGTTCTGCGGGATTCTGGCTAGGTTGGTATCTCTGCAAGTTCTGCAGGCTGCGGAATTGACGGCAAGAGCAGACCGACAGCACCAAAAGAGCGTCACCTTCGAAGGAGCGAGAGGTTCAGTGACGGACCGCCACGGGAAGGTGCTCGCCATGAACATGGAGGTGCCGTCGGTCTTCGGGGTGCCGGCCGCGCTGGAAAGCCCGTCTCGAGCGGCGCGGTATCTGTCCCCCGTTCTTCACGTTCGCCGCGATGAGCTTGAACGGAAGTTGCGTCAGGACAAAAGCTTCGTGTGGCTGGCCCGCAAAGTGGAACTTGAGCAAGGCCAACGCCTGGAGCGCCTGTCTTTGGATGGCATCGGTGTGGTCATGGAGGGGCGCCGCTTCTATCCTAAGGGCCCGCTGCTTTCCCATGTCCTCGGATTCGCTGGTATGGATGGACAGGGACTGGAAGGATTGGAGCACCGATATGAAAGTCAACTCCACGGCGAGAAGCGCGTCACCATTCTCCAGCGTGACGCCTTGGGCCGCACGGTCTTTCCGAAGGGATTGGCCGAGAAACCTCCGACCCCGGGCAGTGCGCTCACGTTGACCATCGACGAAGTGATTCAATACATCGCCGAGAAGGAGATCGAGGAAGCCGTCACCCGCGCCCATGCCAAGGGAGGTGCCATCATCGTGATGGAGCCCCAGACGGGAGCCATCCTGGCCATGGCCGTCAATCCGCGGTTCGACCCGAATGCCGTCGGCGCGTTGACGCCGGATCGCTGGCGTAACCGCGCACTGACCGATGTATATGAGCCCGGCTCCACGATGAAGGTGATTCTCGCGGCGGCGGCTCTTGAAGAGAAGGTCATGATGCCCGGCACCATGATATTTGGGGAGAACGGTCGAATGGCCGTCGCCAACACGGTGATCCACGATCACGAAAAAATGGGATGGATGACCTTTGCCCAAATGATCCAAAAATCCAGCAACATCGGCGCGGCGAAAACAGGAATGGCGTTGGGTGAACAGCGGTTCTTTCGGTATCTCCGGGCCTTCGGCTTCGGCCAGCGAACCGACATCGATCTGCCGGGAGAGGCCGGCGGACTGCTCAAAATCCCCAAAGACTGGGGGCGTCGATCCTTGGCTTCGATTTCCATGGGGCAGGAAATCGGCGTTACCCCCTTGCAATTGGTGTCCGCCGTCGCGGCCATCGCCAATCATGGTGTCATGATGAAGCCGTATGTGGTGTCGGAGATCAGAGATGCGAAAGGTTCGCTCCAGAAAGAAATCATGCCGCAAGCGAAACGGCGGGTTGTGTCTCCTGAAACCGCTAGAACGCTGACGGCGGTACTGGAAGGGGTTGTGACGGATGGAACTGGGGCGAAGGCGGCCATTCCGGGCTTTCGCGTGGCGGGCAAAACCGGCACGGCGCAGAAGATCGATCCGAAAACCGGGACGTATTCTAGTACGCAGCTGATCGCCTCGTTCGTCGGGTATGTGCCGGCTGATGCTCCGCGCTTGGCGATGATCGTCGTCATCGACGAGCCCCAGGGCGAATCCTGGGGAGGTGTGGTCTCTGCTCCGGTGTTCCGGCGGGTGGGCGAACAGGTTCTGACCTATCTGGGTGTCTCACGAGACGATCAAATCAAAATCGCCTCGGCAGCGACGTATGACTGA